The genomic segment GCGTCCCCGCATGAAGGCAAGCGGCAGTACTTCAATGACATCCTTCTGCACAAGTTTCTGCGTTTCGCGAAAACCGACCATCTCATAGAGAGCATCGTAAATTGGACGCAGGTATGGCAGCACTTTCTCCACAAGGTCGCCTGGCAAAAACCCAAGCTTTTCCCCGGCTTCAACGGCGGGGCGTACGAAGATAAGCCGCTGCACTTCGCCTTTTTCGAGCGCCGAAATCGCTTTGGAAACGGCAAGCCACGTTTTACCGGTACCCGCAGGGCCTACGGCAAACGTTACATCGGCGCGGTCCATACTTTTTAAGTACTCGGCCTGCCTCGGATTCAGAGCGGTAATGGTCTTTCGATTAAGATGAACAGCATGTTTCAGCTCGCGCCCGTCTGACGCATCGTCTGTGATGGAGGCGTGGTGTCTGGCATTCGCTGCCGTTTTTTTCCGGTCCCGCAGGGGTGTACTGCTCAAGGTTTGTTTTTAAGTAGGTTGCTTATACTGTGAAGAATAGTCCAACAAAGGGGGGGGATGCAAGTTTGGGCAGAGCAGAAGCCAGGCCCGGCGAGCTTCGCCAGGCCTGTCAGGAGATGTCCAAAGGCTGTCAGGGGTTAAACGCCCGTACACAGCGGACTCGGTAGGCATAGTTTTTAAAGTCTGGCAGGATGCCTGTGAAGAGAGGATTAAAACCCGCTATCCATGCACCCTGTTCGGGATTTAAGAAAAACTCGGTAGAACTCCAGTAGTTGGCATCAAAAAATCCACCAATCGCCTCACGGTTGTT from the Legionella geestiana genome contains:
- a CDS encoding PhoH family protein, translating into MKHAVHLNRKTITALNPRQAEYLKSMDRADVTFAVGPAGTGKTWLAVSKAISALEKGEVQRLIFVRPAVEAGEKLGFLPGDLVEKVLPYLRPIYDALYEMVGFRETQKLVQKDVIEVLPLAFMRGRTLNEAFIILDEAQNTTVGQMKMFLTRMGFGSRAVVTGDTTQVDLPRGTESGLTHALRLFRRLEEIPIHIFDSTDVVRHPLIAKILDCYEQDEAGKKS